One window of the Williamwhitmania taraxaci genome contains the following:
- a CDS encoding HipA N-terminal domain-containing protein produces the protein MRKAEVRIGHTTAGWLTQNEDGYHFAYDADYMKSPNAEAISLTLPLKNTPFVSNVLFPFFDGLIPEGWLLDIAEKSWKLNSRDRMGLLMTCCHDCIGAVSVFPVNGEDEQ, from the coding sequence ATGAGAAAGGCTGAGGTAAGAATAGGGCATACGACCGCAGGGTGGCTTACTCAAAATGAGGATGGATATCATTTTGCGTATGATGCAGATTATATGAAATCACCGAATGCTGAAGCGATAAGCCTTACCTTACCGTTGAAAAATACACCGTTTGTAAGTAATGTGTTATTTCCATTCTTCGATGGTTTGATTCCTGAAGGGTGGTTGCTCGATATAGCAGAGAAAAGCTGGAAGTTGAATTCTCGAGATCGTATGGGCTTGTTGATGACCTGTTGTCATGATTGCATTGGAGCTGTAAGCGTTTTTCCAGTAAACGGGGAGGATGAGCAATGA
- a CDS encoding helix-turn-helix transcriptional regulator, which translates to MCINEFVKEKRRQAGLTQQELAEKAGVGLRFVRELEQGKVTLRLDKVNQVLQLFGFQVGALPSPRNI; encoded by the coding sequence ATGTGTATAAATGAATTTGTAAAAGAGAAACGACGCCAAGCTGGACTGACACAGCAAGAGTTGGCCGAGAAAGCCGGGGTTGGCCTTCGATTTGTGCGTGAACTGGAGCAAGGTAAAGTAACGTTGCGGTTGGATAAGGTAAATCAGGTTTTGCAACTTTTTGGATTTCAGGTTGGGGCATTACCTTCTCCCCGAAACATTTAA
- a CDS encoding 3-hydroxyacyl-CoA dehydrogenase family protein: MNYDDQLKHVTVLGAAGKMGSGILLLTAMEMANQSLKPENKNRSYELFAMDVSQEGLDGLMEYLRVQVQKTAEKKVEALKAAYAGKNGLTEDADFINQYVTDVLAIIKPSTNLEVAYNSTLIFEVIKEDPALKVKIFKQIDENSSNKPWFFTNTSSIPINKLDIDANLGGRILGVHFYNPPAIQKLVEVIRSKQTPQEIVDFSSIFIKNLKKIGVSSNDFAGFIGNGHFMRDAIHGISEAFLLGQEMPLVEAIYTINRIGQDFLIRPMGIFQLIDYVGIDVCSYILSVMQPYFPQEDLRSPYFDMLIAQGIRGGQQSSGAQKDGIFKYEKGKMVGIWDTNLKEYVAIESFQTRCDERLGDLPTTHQPWKVVNFSPEKEALLVAYFNELRTIDTTGAQLAKYYLQRCVEIGKELVANGVANNEQDVNTVMLTGFYHAYGPINSYL, translated from the coding sequence ATGAATTACGACGACCAACTTAAACACGTTACCGTGCTGGGTGCAGCCGGTAAAATGGGTAGCGGAATTTTGCTGCTTACCGCAATGGAAATGGCTAATCAGAGCCTAAAGCCGGAAAACAAAAACCGCTCCTACGAACTCTTTGCTATGGATGTTTCGCAGGAAGGGTTGGATGGCCTTATGGAATACCTTCGGGTACAAGTGCAAAAAACGGCAGAGAAGAAGGTAGAAGCGCTCAAGGCAGCCTACGCCGGAAAGAATGGTTTAACGGAGGATGCTGATTTTATTAATCAATATGTTACCGATGTATTGGCCATTATTAAACCCTCTACCAATCTTGAAGTTGCCTACAATTCAACTTTGATATTTGAGGTTATTAAGGAAGATCCGGCTCTGAAGGTGAAGATATTTAAACAGATTGATGAGAATAGCTCCAACAAGCCTTGGTTCTTTACCAACACCTCTTCTATTCCAATTAATAAGTTGGATATAGATGCTAATCTTGGTGGACGTATTCTTGGCGTGCACTTTTACAATCCGCCAGCAATTCAAAAGTTAGTAGAGGTTATTCGCTCCAAGCAAACTCCTCAAGAGATAGTTGATTTTTCTTCGATATTCATCAAGAACCTGAAGAAGATTGGCGTATCGTCCAATGACTTTGCCGGATTTATTGGTAACGGTCACTTCATGCGCGATGCCATTCACGGCATTTCGGAAGCGTTCTTACTTGGACAGGAGATGCCTTTGGTTGAGGCCATCTACACCATCAACCGTATTGGTCAGGATTTCCTTATTCGTCCAATGGGTATCTTCCAGCTTATCGACTATGTGGGTATCGACGTGTGTTCCTACATTCTCAGCGTAATGCAGCCTTACTTCCCTCAAGAAGACCTTCGGAGCCCTTACTTCGACATGCTTATTGCACAAGGCATTCGCGGTGGACAGCAATCGTCCGGTGCGCAAAAGGATGGTATCTTTAAGTATGAGAAGGGCAAGATGGTAGGCATTTGGGATACTAACCTAAAGGAGTATGTTGCCATTGAGTCGTTTCAAACCAGATGCGACGAGCGTCTTGGAGACCTACCTACGACTCACCAACCTTGGAAAGTTGTGAACTTTAGTCCTGAAAAGGAGGCTCTACTTGTTGCTTACTTCAACGAACTTAGGACAATTGATACCACTGGTGCTCAGCTTGCTAAATACTACTTACAACGCTGTGTTGAGATTGGCAAGGAACTCGTTGCAAATGGTGTTGCCAACAACGAACAGGACGTGAACACCGTTATGCTTACCGGATTCTATCACGCTTACGGGCCTATCAATAGCTACTTGTAG
- a CDS encoding enoyl-CoA hydratase-related protein, which yields MEYQILHPSVTDGVMVLTISRPQALNALNSLFFTEMDHLLSHLPQEVKIMVITGEGKAFVAGADISEMVDKSQAEGEAFSLAGQAVFRKIEQLSIPVIAAVNGYALGGGCELAMACDFRIASTLATFGQPEVNLGIIPGYAGTQRMSRLIGKGNALYLMMTATMISADEALRMGLVQKVVAPELLMEETLKIAKTILSKGPTATKLVKEVVNLGLAMDFDAASKQEAQRFGSLFKNEGEVGMRAFLEKRKPTW from the coding sequence ATGGAATACCAAATCTTGCATCCCTCGGTTACAGATGGGGTTATGGTGTTGACTATTAGTCGACCACAGGCACTAAATGCTCTTAATTCTCTGTTCTTTACGGAGATGGATCATCTGCTTTCGCATTTACCTCAAGAGGTGAAGATTATGGTGATAACTGGTGAGGGCAAGGCATTTGTTGCCGGTGCCGATATTTCGGAAATGGTAGATAAGAGCCAAGCCGAAGGGGAAGCCTTTTCACTAGCTGGTCAGGCTGTATTTCGCAAGATTGAACAGCTATCCATTCCTGTGATTGCTGCAGTAAATGGCTATGCGCTTGGTGGTGGATGCGAATTGGCTATGGCCTGTGATTTTCGAATAGCCAGTACCCTAGCCACCTTTGGACAACCCGAAGTGAATCTTGGGATTATTCCCGGCTATGCTGGAACTCAGCGGATGTCGCGCCTCATTGGAAAGGGCAACGCCCTTTACTTAATGATGACTGCCACTATGATTTCTGCAGACGAAGCCCTGCGTATGGGATTAGTACAAAAAGTGGTGGCTCCTGAACTACTCATGGAAGAAACCCTAAAGATTGCGAAAACCATTCTATCCAAAGGCCCAACTGCCACTAAACTGGTGAAGGAGGTTGTAAACCTCGGGTTGGCAATGGATTTTGATGCGGCCTCGAAGCAGGAGGCCCAAAGGTTTGGTTCACTCTTCAAAAATGAGGGGGAGGTAGGAATGCGCGCATTCCTCGAGAAGCGCAAGCCAACTTGGTAG
- a CDS encoding 3-oxoacid CoA-transferase subunit B: MDKNEIRETIARRAALELKDGDVVNLGIGLPTAIPEYVNKGVKVIIQSENGLLGMGPTPEVGKENKHFVNAGGSFITALPGASSFDSATSFAIIRGGHVNVTFLGALQADEKGNLANWMIPGKKTPGMGGAMDLVMGARRVILTMEHTAKGEHKILSQCTLPLTAAGQVNLIITEMGVMEITTEGIVLKEINPEFTVEQVQTATGAKLIIPTDLKPMQK, from the coding sequence ATGGATAAAAACGAAATTAGAGAGACAATTGCTCGAAGAGCTGCCCTCGAACTTAAGGATGGAGACGTTGTAAACCTTGGTATTGGCTTACCTACGGCGATTCCCGAATACGTAAACAAAGGGGTAAAAGTGATTATCCAATCGGAAAACGGTTTGCTTGGAATGGGTCCAACCCCTGAAGTTGGCAAAGAAAACAAGCATTTTGTAAATGCTGGTGGATCATTTATCACCGCACTTCCGGGAGCTTCGAGTTTCGATAGCGCCACCTCATTCGCCATTATCCGCGGTGGACACGTGAACGTCACCTTTCTTGGAGCCCTTCAGGCCGATGAAAAGGGGAACTTGGCCAACTGGATGATCCCGGGAAAGAAAACCCCTGGCATGGGTGGTGCCATGGACCTAGTGATGGGGGCCCGCAGGGTAATCCTCACCATGGAGCACACCGCAAAGGGTGAACACAAAATCTTATCCCAATGTACGCTGCCCCTTACTGCTGCCGGACAGGTAAACCTCATCATTACCGAGATGGGCGTAATGGAAATTACCACTGAGGGAATTGTTCTCAAAGAAATAAACCCCGAGTTTACCGTGGAGCAGGTTCAAACCGCCACTGGAGCAAAGCTCATTATTCCCACCGACTTAAAACCAATGCAAAAATAG